The following coding sequences lie in one Salipiger sp. H15 genomic window:
- a CDS encoding ABC transporter permease, which translates to MTPLLNNEIFQRIAGPLLVGVLLVCGWEAFCAAKDLPPYIFPAPSDIWQSFTAHAGSLFAALASTLRVTLIAFVAATIVGIALAVLFTSSRVLEISLFPYAVLMQVTPIAAISPLIIILVKETQTALVLCAALVALFPIISNTTLGLRSVDRGLVNLFRANGASRWQTLVRLKIPAALPHVFGGLRISIGLALIGAVVGEFVAGTGGRSAGLAYQILLAGFELDIPLMFAALMMITFTGVLLFMLMVGLSRLVLGDWHESETAPAG; encoded by the coding sequence ATGACCCCGCTTCTGAACAACGAGATCTTCCAGCGAATTGCCGGGCCCCTCTTGGTCGGCGTGCTGCTGGTCTGCGGCTGGGAGGCATTTTGCGCTGCCAAGGACCTCCCGCCCTACATCTTCCCCGCGCCCTCGGACATCTGGCAGAGCTTCACTGCCCACGCAGGCTCGCTCTTTGCCGCGCTGGCCTCTACGCTGCGGGTGACGCTGATCGCATTTGTCGCGGCGACCATAGTCGGCATCGCGCTGGCCGTGCTCTTCACCTCGAGCCGGGTCCTTGAGATCTCGCTCTTTCCCTACGCCGTGCTCATGCAGGTGACGCCGATCGCGGCGATATCGCCGCTGATCATCATCTTGGTGAAGGAAACGCAGACCGCGCTGGTGCTCTGCGCCGCGCTGGTGGCGCTCTTTCCGATCATCTCGAACACCACGCTGGGGCTGCGCTCGGTCGACCGTGGGCTGGTAAATCTCTTCCGGGCCAATGGAGCGAGCCGTTGGCAGACGCTGGTGCGGCTGAAGATCCCCGCTGCCCTGCCGCACGTCTTCGGCGGGCTCCGCATCTCGATCGGCCTGGCGCTGATCGGCGCGGTAGTGGGCGAGTTCGTCGCTGGCACCGGCGGGCGTAGCGCGGGTCTGGCCTATCAGATCTTGCTGGCGGGCTTCGAGCTCGACATCCCGCTGATGTTCGCCGCGCTGATGATGATCACCTTCACTGGCGTGCTGCTCTTCATGCTGATGGTCGGCCTCTCGCGGCTCGTCCTCGGCGACTGGCACGAGAGCGAGACCGCTCCGGCGGGCTGA
- a CDS encoding VOC family protein produces MITDIKGLHHVTSMAADAAENNRFFTDTLGLRRVKKTVNFDAPEVYHLYYGDEIGTPGSVMTYFPFGQMPRGRRGTGEVGVTEFAVPEGALGYWKDRLAAKGATGLTESSFLGETRLEFAGPDGDGFALVESPDRGRTAWTGAGVPDEAGILGFHGARMRLRDSAATAELLTFMGYQKDETDGAVTRYRIEGGNAADTIDLEAVPGGQTAAQGAGSVHHIAFAVEDRAAQLRVREALLDTGYQVTPVIDRDYFWAIYFRTPGGVLFEIATNEPGFDRDEDTANLGQALKLPTRYEPYRGQIEELLPTIGA; encoded by the coding sequence ATGATCACGGACATCAAAGGGCTGCACCACGTCACCTCGATGGCGGCGGACGCGGCCGAGAACAACCGCTTCTTCACCGACACGCTCGGCCTGCGCCGGGTCAAGAAGACCGTCAACTTCGACGCGCCCGAGGTCTACCACCTCTACTATGGCGACGAGATCGGCACCCCCGGCTCGGTGATGACCTATTTCCCCTTCGGCCAGATGCCCCGTGGCCGCCGCGGCACCGGCGAGGTCGGCGTGACCGAGTTCGCCGTGCCCGAGGGCGCGCTTGGCTACTGGAAGGACCGGCTCGCCGCCAAGGGCGCAACCGGGCTGACTGAAAGCAGCTTCCTCGGCGAGACACGGCTGGAGTTTGCCGGCCCCGATGGCGACGGCTTCGCGCTGGTGGAAAGCCCTGATCGCGGCCGCACCGCCTGGACCGGCGCCGGCGTGCCCGACGAGGCCGGCATCCTCGGCTTCCACGGCGCCCGGATGCGGCTGCGCGACAGTGCCGCGACCGCCGAGCTGCTGACCTTCATGGGCTACCAGAAGGACGAGACCGACGGTGCCGTTACGCGCTACCGCATCGAGGGCGGCAATGCCGCCGACACCATCGACCTCGAGGCCGTGCCCGGCGGTCAGACCGCCGCGCAGGGCGCGGGATCGGTGCATCACATCGCCTTTGCGGTCGAGGACCGCGCGGCACAGCTGCGGGTGCGCGAGGCGCTGCTCGACACCGGCTATCAGGTCACCCCGGTGATCGACCGCGACTACTTCTGGGCGATCTACTTCCGCACCCCCGGCGGCGTGCTGTTCGAGATCGCCACCAACGAGCCCGGATTTGACCGGGACGAGGACACCGCGAACCTCGGGCAGGCGCTGAAGCTGCCGACCCGATACGAGCCGTACCGCGGCCAGATCGAAGAGCTTCTGCCCACAATCGGAGCCTGA
- a CDS encoding alpha/beta hydrolase, giving the protein MTQTLSYHARTRAPDQGAPLIFAFHGTGGDEDQFFELVRQIHPGAGIVSPRGDVSEGGAARFFRRTGEGVYDMDDLALRTERMAAFIAAHKAANPDAPVYGFGYSNGANILASVVMSQPELFERIGLLHPLIPWHPAPVDLGGRPVLVTAGRRDPICPWPLTEALLTWLVDSGADVRTEIHDGGHEVRQGELSALAELLTA; this is encoded by the coding sequence ATGACCCAGACCCTGAGCTACCATGCCCGCACCCGTGCCCCCGATCAGGGGGCTCCGCTGATCTTCGCGTTTCATGGCACCGGCGGAGACGAGGACCAGTTCTTCGAGCTGGTGCGGCAGATCCACCCCGGCGCGGGCATCGTCTCGCCCCGGGGAGACGTCTCGGAAGGCGGCGCCGCGCGCTTCTTCCGGCGCACCGGCGAAGGCGTCTATGACATGGACGACCTCGCGCTGCGAACCGAACGGATGGCGGCCTTCATCGCCGCGCACAAAGCCGCCAACCCGGACGCGCCGGTCTATGGCTTCGGCTATTCCAACGGTGCCAACATCCTCGCTTCGGTGGTGATGTCGCAACCCGAGCTCTTCGAGCGGATCGGCCTGCTGCACCCGCTGATCCCGTGGCACCCCGCGCCGGTCGATCTTGGCGGGCGGCCCGTGCTGGTCACCGCCGGGCGCCGCGATCCGATCTGCCCCTGGCCGCTCACCGAAGCGCTGCTGACGTGGCTGGTCGACAGTGGCGCCGACGTCCGGACCGAGATCCACGACGGCGGCCACGAGGTCCGGCAGGGCGAGCTCTCGGCCCTCGCCGAGCTGCTCACCGCATGA
- a CDS encoding heme-binding protein — translation MSLTLESALALARAVLEEGQRRGCAPLAVVVTDPGGRDICALRGDGAGHLRIVIARAKAGGALGIGFNTRDVQVLAGRIPDFVAAANAATEGGLIPSPGGVILYRGGELAGAIGVSGDTGDNDEACILAVLKGSELQAAAPYWDN, via the coding sequence ATGTCCCTCACGCTCGAAAGCGCTCTCGCGCTTGCCCGCGCCGTTCTCGAGGAAGGGCAGCGGCGCGGCTGTGCGCCCCTCGCGGTGGTGGTTACCGATCCCGGAGGCCGCGACATCTGCGCGCTGCGCGGCGACGGGGCCGGGCACCTGCGCATCGTGATCGCCCGCGCCAAGGCTGGTGGTGCGCTCGGCATCGGTTTCAATACCCGCGACGTGCAGGTCCTCGCCGGGCGGATTCCTGACTTCGTCGCGGCGGCAAACGCGGCGACGGAGGGCGGACTCATTCCCTCGCCGGGCGGCGTGATCCTCTACCGCGGCGGCGAGCTGGCTGGCGCCATCGGTGTATCAGGTGACACTGGCGACAATGACGAGGCCTGTATCCTGGCAGTCCTCAAAGGGTCCGAGCTCCAGGCCGCCGCACCTTATTGGGACAACTAG
- a CDS encoding IS30 family transposase, translating into MAHKELDLRERRRIEDLLNAKLPVSTIAAEIGRHRSTVYREIKRNAFAADTDEVAYLDGYYGMVAQRKASDRRARRRKLIRLVDLREAVVDRLKAGWSPEQIAGRMRFEGLPVTVSHETIYAHVYGPEGRAEELARHLPNRRKKRRPRYARRSRSQVFPPERSIHQRPEYVKTRETFGEWEGDLMIFERAQGSMNVATLVERKTRFAVLFRNNDRSSTHFMNSLMNVMTPLPQPARKSITFDRGFEFRDWRKLEAGIGTTAWFCDPQAPWQKGSVENLNGRARRVLPRDTPLASLSGPQMKEISERLNATPRKCLGWRTPTEAFREEMVKLR; encoded by the coding sequence ATGGCGCACAAAGAGTTGGACCTGCGTGAGCGGCGCAGGATCGAAGACCTGCTAAACGCAAAGCTGCCGGTCAGCACGATTGCCGCAGAGATCGGTCGGCATCGTTCGACGGTCTACCGCGAGATCAAGCGTAATGCCTTTGCTGCAGACACTGACGAGGTCGCCTACCTCGATGGCTACTACGGCATGGTCGCGCAGCGCAAAGCCTCCGACCGCCGGGCCCGGAGGCGCAAGCTGATCCGGCTTGTGGATTTGCGCGAAGCCGTTGTCGACCGTCTCAAGGCTGGCTGGTCACCTGAGCAGATCGCGGGCCGGATGCGCTTCGAAGGTCTGCCCGTGACCGTCAGCCACGAGACCATCTACGCCCATGTCTATGGCCCCGAGGGTCGTGCCGAAGAGCTGGCGCGACACCTGCCCAACCGGCGCAAGAAACGCAGGCCCCGGTATGCGCGGCGGTCCCGCAGCCAGGTCTTTCCGCCTGAACGGTCGATCCATCAGCGGCCAGAGTACGTCAAGACGCGGGAAACATTCGGAGAATGGGAAGGCGATCTGATGATCTTCGAGCGGGCGCAAGGCTCGATGAACGTCGCAACGCTGGTCGAGAGAAAGACCCGCTTCGCGGTCCTGTTCCGCAACAACGATCGCAGCTCCACGCACTTCATGAACAGCTTGATGAACGTGATGACGCCACTGCCCCAGCCGGCACGCAAGTCGATCACCTTTGACCGTGGGTTCGAGTTTCGCGACTGGCGAAAGCTCGAGGCCGGCATCGGGACAACCGCCTGGTTCTGCGACCCGCAGGCACCCTGGCAGAAAGGCTCGGTGGAAAACCTGAACGGGCGGGCCCGCCGCGTCCTGCCCCGCGATACGCCTCTCGCATCGCTTTCGGGACCCCAGATGAAGGAGATCAGCGAGAGGCTGAATGCGACACCGCGAAAGTGCCTCGGATGGCGCACGCCAACGGAAGCCTTCAGAGAAGAAATGGTGAAACTGAGATAG
- a CDS encoding LysR family transcriptional regulator: MQTIKPIRVFLEVVEQGSFAGAARSLRMTPASITRIIAQLEEDLGQQLLLRTTRQVSLTGAGAMVAARYRPVLEEFDRVTEEVTRITTPDRGRLAINAPMSFGMRLMPGLVASFRLAYPHIALDVQLTDVLVDILDANCDLAIRISDPPADKSTIWRRICHVPRQVVASPALFDRIPRPSFPDDLLPEHCLSYGHGGAAEIWVFTRGGQRRTLRAGTDVMSNNGEFLYEMALSGNGMVNLPDFLVREGLASGALEVVLPEWQIPPLNLMLYYPPYEKLPPLVGTFTDFFEAYIRDIDSFDF; encoded by the coding sequence ATGCAGACCATCAAGCCGATCCGCGTGTTTCTTGAAGTCGTCGAGCAGGGCAGTTTTGCCGGGGCCGCCCGCAGCCTGCGGATGACCCCGGCGTCGATCACCAGGATCATCGCCCAACTCGAGGAGGACCTCGGCCAGCAATTGCTGCTTCGCACGACCCGGCAGGTTTCGCTCACCGGGGCAGGGGCGATGGTCGCGGCGCGCTATCGCCCGGTGCTCGAAGAGTTCGACAGGGTGACCGAGGAGGTCACGCGCATCACGACGCCCGACCGGGGGCGGCTGGCGATCAACGCGCCCATGTCATTCGGCATGCGGCTGATGCCGGGTCTGGTGGCGAGCTTCCGGCTGGCCTATCCGCATATCGCGCTCGATGTGCAGCTGACCGATGTGCTGGTCGACATCCTTGACGCCAACTGCGATCTCGCGATCCGCATCTCGGACCCGCCGGCGGACAAGTCGACGATCTGGCGTCGGATCTGTCACGTGCCACGGCAGGTGGTCGCATCGCCCGCGCTCTTCGATCGCATCCCGCGCCCTTCGTTCCCCGACGACCTGCTGCCCGAGCATTGCCTGTCCTACGGCCATGGGGGCGCCGCCGAAATCTGGGTCTTCACCCGCGGCGGCCAGCGTCGGACGCTGCGCGCCGGGACGGATGTGATGTCGAACAACGGCGAGTTCCTCTATGAAATGGCGCTGTCGGGAAACGGCATGGTCAATCTGCCGGATTTTCTGGTGCGGGAGGGGCTGGCCTCGGGCGCTCTCGAAGTGGTGCTGCCGGAGTGGCAGATCCCTCCGCTCAACCTCATGCTCTATTATCCGCCCTACGAGAAACTGCCACCGCTGGTCGGGACCTTCACCGACTTCTTCGAGGCCTACATCCGCGACATCGACAGTTTCGATTTTTGA
- a CDS encoding GNAT family N-acetyltransferase: MTDPIISYSETDSKARYVATVEGVAGEGELTISKVSPTLIIADHTAVPDSMRGMGIAKALVLRLLEDARGKGQRIVPLCPFVRGYAMRHRDETADVIQW, encoded by the coding sequence ATGACCGATCCGATCATCAGTTACAGCGAAACCGACAGCAAGGCGCGCTATGTCGCCACGGTGGAGGGTGTCGCGGGCGAAGGCGAGTTGACCATCTCCAAGGTCTCGCCGACCCTCATCATCGCCGACCACACCGCGGTGCCCGACAGCATGCGTGGCATGGGGATCGCCAAGGCACTGGTGCTGCGCCTTCTCGAGGACGCACGCGGCAAGGGCCAGCGCATCGTGCCGCTCTGCCCCTTCGTGCGCGGCTACGCGATGCGCCACCGCGACGAGACCGCCGACGTCATCCAGTGGTGA
- a CDS encoding cytosine deaminase produces MALPTSLPRRAALGRLFAPTLAGPSGLVDLVLSDGRIEAIRPGGSVPGALDLGGRIVLPGFVDMHTHLDKGHIWPRAANADGSHATAARTVARDRQQNWCARDVARRFEFGLRCALAHGTVAMRSHLDSYEHEQAEISFEVFGQLRDAWQGRIALQPVVMTRIERYAGAQGERLAQLASRHGGALGGILKIEAGFVQGTQAEPYLDRLFTLAEKHGLGVDLHVDETGDPGSAQLRTVAEAVLRTGFEGPVACGHCCSLAVQPGEEAEGTIALVARAGITVVSLPMVNLYLQDRAPGRTPRWRGVTPLHELRAAGVRVVSASDNCRDPFFAFGDHDMLEVFRETLRIGHLDTDWRGWLGMVTSEAAGAMGLPEAGEIRAGGAANLILCNARSLSELLARPQSDRRVIRAGQVLDAALPDYSDLDPLFEPQKEPLA; encoded by the coding sequence ATGGCACTTCCGACCTCTCTGCCCCGGCGCGCGGCGCTGGGGCGGCTCTTCGCACCAACCCTGGCCGGCCCCTCCGGGCTGGTCGACCTCGTGCTCTCGGACGGCCGGATCGAGGCGATCCGCCCCGGCGGCTCGGTGCCCGGCGCGCTCGACCTCGGCGGGCGCATCGTGCTGCCGGGCTTCGTCGACATGCACACCCATCTCGACAAGGGTCACATCTGGCCGCGCGCCGCCAATGCCGACGGCAGCCACGCGACGGCGGCGCGGACCGTCGCGCGCGACCGCCAGCAGAACTGGTGCGCCAGGGACGTCGCGCGGCGCTTCGAGTTCGGCCTGCGCTGCGCGCTCGCCCATGGCACGGTCGCGATGCGCAGCCATCTCGACAGCTACGAGCACGAGCAGGCGGAAATCAGCTTCGAGGTCTTTGGCCAGTTGCGCGACGCCTGGCAGGGCCGCATCGCCCTGCAGCCCGTGGTGATGACCCGCATTGAGCGCTACGCGGGCGCGCAGGGAGAGCGGCTGGCGCAACTCGCGTCCCGCCACGGCGGGGCGCTGGGGGGCATCCTGAAGATCGAAGCCGGCTTCGTGCAGGGGACGCAGGCGGAGCCCTATCTCGACCGGCTCTTCACCCTGGCCGAGAAGCACGGGCTGGGTGTCGATCTGCATGTGGACGAGACCGGTGATCCCGGCTCGGCGCAGCTGCGGACGGTGGCCGAAGCGGTGCTGCGGACGGGTTTCGAAGGCCCTGTCGCCTGCGGCCATTGCTGCAGCCTCGCGGTGCAGCCCGGCGAGGAAGCCGAGGGTACCATCGCGCTGGTCGCCCGCGCCGGGATCACCGTGGTGAGCCTGCCGATGGTTAACCTCTACCTGCAGGACCGCGCGCCGGGCCGCACCCCGCGCTGGCGCGGCGTCACCCCGCTTCACGAGCTGCGCGCTGCCGGGGTGCGGGTGGTCTCCGCCAGCGACAATTGTCGCGACCCGTTCTTCGCCTTCGGCGATCACGACATGCTCGAGGTCTTCCGCGAGACCCTGCGCATCGGACATCTCGACACCGACTGGCGCGGCTGGCTGGGCATGGTCACTTCGGAGGCCGCGGGGGCCATGGGGCTGCCAGAGGCCGGAGAGATCCGCGCGGGCGGCGCGGCAAACCTCATCCTCTGCAACGCCCGCAGTCTCTCAGAACTGCTGGCACGGCCGCAATCCGATCGGCGGGTGATCCGCGCCGGGCAGGTGCTGGACGCCGCGCTGCCCGACTATTCCGATCTCGATCCGCTTTTCGAACCGCAGAAGGAGCCGCTTGCATGA
- a CDS encoding FAD-binding oxidoreductase: protein MNLDAFRKELSAIPQTDDPLTVKRKSRDMTSAFSPILREDLKDRFADLVVTPQCRADVIAIAGAAARHKVPLMPRGAGTCNWGQGIPLAGGAVVDMTKLTGVLAETERTVRVAPGTLMSDIDRHLQPGGHELRIHPSTRATATIGGFIGGGHVGIGSCNWGILHDIGNISRVEVISVEETPRVVELKGSDVNHVHHAYGSNGLITAIEMPLATAFGWREAIVDFADFMRAVEFAYSLNASDGIIPKMVAVNEWRYAELFTHTGLGGILRDRRHTVHVMIADVSLEAFEAMVADYGGTIVYEGAEAQGPFGRPLYEFSFGHARLNANKVDPTLVANIGIFPHDDLFGSIERCHAKFMDLGPLRFDFKRMDGRLTAQGSPLFAYQSAAHMGEVIEAMQAEGVEAANTHTMHVKENGMKPVGAAEYAFKQQMDPHNLMNPGKFAAEAGSAGEGAALPTSGWTYRKA, encoded by the coding sequence ATGAACCTCGACGCCTTCCGCAAGGAACTCTCCGCCATCCCGCAGACGGACGATCCGCTGACCGTCAAGCGCAAGAGCCGCGACATGACCTCGGCCTTCAGCCCGATCCTGCGCGAGGATCTCAAGGATCGTTTCGCCGACCTGGTGGTCACCCCGCAGTGCCGCGCTGACGTGATCGCCATCGCAGGGGCCGCCGCGCGCCACAAGGTGCCGCTGATGCCGCGTGGCGCTGGCACCTGCAACTGGGGCCAGGGCATTCCGCTCGCGGGCGGCGCGGTGGTGGACATGACCAAGCTGACCGGCGTGCTGGCCGAGACCGAGCGCACCGTGCGCGTGGCCCCCGGCACCCTCATGTCCGACATCGACCGGCATCTGCAGCCCGGCGGACACGAGCTGCGCATTCACCCTTCGACCCGCGCCACGGCCACCATCGGTGGCTTCATCGGCGGTGGCCACGTGGGCATCGGCTCGTGCAACTGGGGCATCCTACACGACATCGGCAACATCTCCCGCGTCGAGGTGATTTCGGTCGAGGAGACCCCGCGCGTGGTCGAGCTGAAGGGCTCGGACGTGAACCACGTGCACCACGCCTATGGCTCGAACGGGCTGATCACCGCCATCGAGATGCCGCTGGCCACCGCCTTCGGCTGGCGCGAGGCCATTGTCGATTTTGCCGATTTCATGCGCGCCGTCGAGTTTGCTTATTCGCTCAACGCCAGCGACGGCATCATTCCCAAGATGGTGGCGGTGAACGAATGGCGCTACGCCGAGCTTTTCACCCACACCGGGCTTGGCGGCATCCTGCGGGACCGGCGGCATACGGTTCACGTAATGATCGCCGACGTTTCGCTCGAGGCCTTCGAGGCGATGGTGGCCGACTATGGCGGCACCATCGTCTATGAGGGTGCCGAGGCACAGGGGCCCTTCGGGCGACCGCTCTACGAGTTCTCCTTCGGCCATGCCCGGCTGAATGCCAACAAGGTGGACCCAACGCTGGTCGCCAACATTGGCATTTTCCCGCACGACGACCTCTTCGGCTCGATCGAGCGCTGCCATGCCAAGTTCATGGACCTCGGCCCGCTGCGCTTCGACTTCAAGCGCATGGACGGGCGGCTTACGGCGCAGGGCTCACCGCTCTTCGCCTACCAAAGCGCGGCGCATATGGGCGAGGTGATCGAGGCAATGCAGGCCGAGGGCGTCGAGGCTGCGAACACCCACACCATGCACGTTAAGGAAAACGGCATGAAACCGGTTGGGGCGGCGGAATATGCCTTCAAACAGCAGATGGACCCGCACAACCTGATGAACCCAGGCAAGTTCGCCGCCGAGGCGGGCAGCGCGGGAGAGGGCGCGGCGCTGCCGACCTCGGGCTGGACCTACCGGAAGGCGTGA
- a CDS encoding pirin family protein, with protein MSWNPTHSPECPSFGCGALETLIIPRARDIGGFDVRRALPSPKRQMVGPFIFFDQMGPAEFITEGGIDVRPHPHIGLGTVTYLYQGEFEHRDSIGSHQMIYPGEVNWMTAGRGVTHSERTSEKTRGTRHSLFGIQTWIALPEHLEESDPGFEHHGKEALPVISDGGSEARLILGAAYGEKSPVTMPSETFYLDVVLQPGAGFPLPEDQEDRGIYVTEGAIEVSGDIFEAGRMMVFRPGDRISVKAGPQGARLMALGGATMNGPRYIWWNFVSSSKDRIEQAKEDWKAADWANGPFRLPPGDEQEFIPITEELDRTRPRNWD; from the coding sequence ATGAGCTGGAACCCCACCCATAGCCCCGAATGCCCGAGCTTTGGCTGCGGCGCACTCGAGACGTTGATCATCCCCCGCGCCCGCGACATCGGCGGCTTCGACGTCCGCCGCGCCCTGCCCTCGCCGAAGCGGCAGATGGTCGGACCGTTCATCTTCTTTGACCAGATGGGCCCCGCCGAGTTCATCACCGAGGGTGGCATCGACGTACGCCCGCACCCGCATATCGGGCTCGGCACGGTCACCTACCTCTACCAGGGCGAGTTCGAACACCGCGACAGCATCGGCAGCCACCAGATGATCTACCCCGGCGAGGTCAACTGGATGACCGCGGGCCGCGGCGTGACCCATTCGGAACGCACCAGCGAAAAGACCCGCGGCACCCGCCACAGCCTTTTCGGCATCCAGACCTGGATCGCCCTGCCCGAACACCTCGAGGAAAGCGACCCCGGCTTCGAGCACCACGGCAAGGAGGCGCTCCCGGTGATCTCAGACGGTGGCAGCGAAGCCCGGCTCATCCTCGGCGCCGCCTATGGCGAAAAAAGCCCGGTGACCATGCCGTCCGAAACCTTCTACCTCGACGTCGTGCTGCAGCCGGGGGCCGGGTTCCCCTTGCCCGAGGATCAGGAGGACCGCGGAATATATGTCACCGAAGGTGCGATCGAGGTCTCGGGCGACATCTTCGAGGCCGGCCGGATGATGGTGTTCCGCCCCGGCGACCGGATCTCGGTCAAGGCCGGTCCTCAGGGCGCCCGCCTCATGGCGCTCGGCGGCGCGACGATGAATGGGCCGCGCTACATCTGGTGGAACTTCGTCTCGTCGTCAAAGGACCGCATCGAACAGGCCAAGGAGGACTGGAAAGCCGCCGACTGGGCGAACGGTCCCTTCCGCCTGCCGCCGGGAGACGAGCAGGAATTCATCCCGATCACCGAAGAGCTGGACCGCACCCGTCCGAGAAACTGGGACTAG
- a CDS encoding ABC transporter ATP-binding protein: MQAAPKPLNDLPRAVPARPEPVLELLSAEKSFATGRQGARQVLAPVDLTIARGELVTLIGPSGCGKSTLLNLMAGLLEPSDGRVLWWRGPKARTGAEGKRMSVVFQDATLMPWARVQKNVRLPLDLAGVPKAEGDARASAALEQVGLAGTERLYPRQMSGGMRMRASIARALVSAPDLLLMDEPFGALDEFTRNKLDDDLLRLRQERDLTLVFVTHSIYEAVFLSSRVIVMAAHPGRIHAELSIDTSYPRDEAFRVSQQFTDYCAELSRLLGEASTECPR, translated from the coding sequence ATGCAGGCCGCCCCGAAACCCCTTAACGATCTGCCCCGGGCCGTCCCGGCCCGGCCGGAGCCGGTGCTCGAGCTGCTCTCGGCCGAAAAGAGCTTTGCCACCGGCCGGCAGGGCGCCCGGCAGGTGCTGGCCCCGGTCGATCTGACCATCGCGCGCGGCGAGCTCGTGACACTCATCGGCCCCTCGGGCTGCGGCAAGTCCACGCTGCTGAACCTGATGGCCGGGCTGCTCGAACCGTCAGACGGAAGGGTGCTCTGGTGGCGCGGGCCGAAGGCGCGCACCGGCGCCGAGGGCAAACGCATGTCCGTGGTTTTCCAGGATGCCACGCTGATGCCATGGGCGCGGGTTCAGAAGAACGTGCGCCTGCCGCTCGATCTGGCCGGCGTGCCGAAGGCCGAGGGTGATGCCCGCGCCAGCGCCGCGCTCGAGCAGGTCGGGCTGGCGGGGACCGAGCGGCTCTACCCGCGGCAGATGTCGGGGGGCATGCGGATGCGCGCCTCGATCGCCCGCGCGCTGGTGAGTGCACCGGACCTGCTGCTGATGGACGAGCCCTTCGGGGCGCTCGATGAATTCACCCGCAACAAGCTCGACGACGATCTGTTGCGGCTGCGGCAGGAGCGCGATCTGACGCTCGTCTTCGTCACCCACTCGATCTACGAGGCGGTCTTCCTGTCGTCCCGCGTCATTGTCATGGCCGCCCATCCCGGGCGCATCCACGCCGAGCTCAGCATCGACACGTCCTATCCGCGCGACGAGGCCTTCCGCGTCTCGCAGCAATTCACCGACTATTGCGCCGAACTTAGCCGCCTGCTGGGCGAGGCCTCGACGGAGTGCCCGCGATGA
- a CDS encoding 2Fe-2S iron-sulfur cluster-binding protein yields the protein MTTMTTTGTIAVTFLGPDGVAHPLRVRPGGSLMEAARDAGIEGIVAECGGACTCATCHVHVEDAWRELIPAPVGQEIDMLDFTAEPGPGSRLSCQIRLCPELDGLTVRLPVSQY from the coding sequence ATGACCACGATGACCACGACCGGCACGATTGCCGTGACCTTCCTCGGGCCCGATGGGGTGGCACACCCGCTGCGCGTCCGGCCGGGCGGCTCGCTGATGGAGGCGGCGCGGGATGCCGGGATCGAGGGTATCGTCGCAGAATGCGGCGGCGCCTGTACCTGCGCGACCTGCCACGTGCATGTCGAGGACGCTTGGCGCGAACTGATCCCGGCGCCAGTAGGGCAGGAGATCGACATGCTCGACTTCACTGCCGAACCCGGACCGGGCTCGCGCCTGTCCTGTCAAATCCGCCTCTGTCCGGAGTTGGACGGACTCACCGTCCGCTTGCCCGTAAGCCAGTATTGA